A region of the Variovorax sp. 54 genome:
GTTCCAGGTGTCCTGCACGCGGTTGGTGACGCCCGCACCCGAACTGCGCACGCCGTCGTAGAGGTACATGAGGCTGGTGAAGCCGCGCAGCGACAGCGTGGTCGGCGACGAGGGCGGACCGCCGCCCGACAGGCCCGCCATGCCGCGCAGCGCTTCGCTGAAGGTGCGCGCGCCGCGCTGCTGGATCGCGTCCTGCGACAGGATCTCGACCGAGGCCGGCGTCTCGCGCACCGACAGGCCCAGGCGCGAGGCGGTGCTGCTCGAATCATCGAGGTGCAGGCTGTTCGCGTCGCGGCTGCCTTCGATGGTGACGGTGCCGAGTTCGGCATTGCTGCTGCCTTGTGCGGAGGCAACCTGGAAAGCGGTGAAGGCGGCCAGCGCGACGGCGGTGCGGGTGAACGGGGTCATGGAACGGTGCAGTGAAGGAAATGGAAAAGGCGATGCATCAGGCGACCGAGAAACGCCGCAGCCGCCAGGCCGCGAGGCCGAACAGCAGCAGGCTCGGCACCAGCAGTTGCAGCACGGCCAGCGCGGCCTGCCCGCGCACGAGGTCGGCGGGCTCCTCGTGCCATGCGAAAGTGGGCATGCGGTCGAAGTCGGCCGGCACGAGTGCGTCGCGCGCATCGATGCGCGGGAAGAAGAAACCCTTCCACGCGTCGTGGTGCGCCACGGTCTGCGCGTCGAAGCGCGCATGGCGGCGCGCGCCGTTGCCGGCCAGCGCGGTCATGCCTTCGTAGGCCACGGCCGCTGGCGACACGGCGCCGAAGCGGCCCAGCAGCGCCTGCTGTTGCGCCTGCTGTGCATCGAAGCGCGCGAGCGCGGGGCGGATCGCCTCATCGACCTCGCGCTGGATGCGGTAGTTGGCCAGCGAGCGGCCGGCGATCTCGATCTTGCCGTCGCGCGGCACGAGGATGGCGCCCTGCCCTACGTGCTGGTACTCGGTGCCCAGCAGGTCCTGGTAGCGTTTCATCGCCTCGGCCGTGACCACGCGCTGGCGCGTGGCCAGCTCGGTGCGCGAGGGCGCGGGGCTGGCCTGCGTGACGGCCAGGTTGAGCAGCACCGGCGCGACCAGCACCAGCAGCACCCAGGCGATGACCAGCACCATCGCGTTCGTCGCCGACGAGGCGCCGAAGGCATTCACCGCCACCACCAGCGCAAACCAGAACAGCGCGTAGGCGCCGACCAGCAGCGCCCACCACAGCGTGGTGCTGCCCGCGTCGCCCGCCGTGAGCCCTGCATAGCGCGCGATCCACAGCACCGCCACCGGCAGCAGCACGGCCGGCCCCAGCAGCACCGCCGCGCGCACCGTGAGCTTGCCCGCGAGCAACGTGCGCAGCCGCAGCGGTTGCGACAGCAGCAGGCGCAAGGTGCCGTTCTCGCGCTCGGCCGACAGCAGGTTGTAGCTGAGCGCAAAGATCAAGAGCGGCAGCAGGTAGACGATGACGAAGGCCAAGTCGAAATGCCCGCTCAACAGGTGCCACGGGTTCTCGATGTCGCTGGGGTTCATGAACACGACACGGCTCTGGTTCGTGACCTTGTACTGACTCGGGAACAGGTCGCTCTGCCCCAGCGCGACCGGGCCCAGCGGCGCGGTCGGCAGCAGCACGTGCTGGCCGCCGTAGCCGCTCGCCATGCGCGACGGGTCGGCCGGGTTCTCGAAGGGCGTGGGCTGTGCGGTGCCGGCGAAGATGGCTTCGAGCAGCGTGCGCTGCGCGGTGCGGGTGTCGCGGTCGGCCTGCGCCACCGCCGCCTGCGCGCGGTCGCGCTTGGCGGTCTGCAGCAGGCCGTTGCCCAACGCATAGGCCACGAGCAAAAGGAACAGCGCGCCGACGACCCAGAGGCCGCGTTCGGTGAGCATCAAACGGACTTCCTGGCGCATCACGGCCAGCAGGCGACGGCCTTGGGGAGGATGGATGGACATGGGTGGCATCCCCTCTCAGAGCGCGCGCTGGCGCAGGGTGGCGAAGGCCGCGAACGCCGCCGCGAGCAGCAGGCCGACGCACAGCACGAGAAAGCTGCGCGCCTGGTGCCGCAGCGCCCACCCCGCCCCGGGCGGGTGGTAGTCGAAGGGCGGCACGGTGGCCCAGAGGTCGGCCGTGGCCTGGTAGGAAAAGTGGCGGTCGCCGAGCGGATCGGCATGCGCCACGAGGTCCTTGCTCATCAGGTCCTGGATGTTGCGGCGGTGCAGTTCGGCCGCCGTGGTGAAGCGGCGGTGGTGCGAGAAGTCGGTGCCCGCCATGCCCATCGAGAAGCTGCGCACGGCGAGCAGCGGCAGCAGCAGGCCGCTCCACTCCTGCACTTTCTGCTGCTGTTCCCAGGTGTCCCACAGGCGGCCGTAGTGGCGGTCGTACACGGGGTACGAGGCCTGGTCGTCCAGGCGCAGCGCAATGCCCCATTTGCTCAGCGGCACGTCGCGCCCCCAGCGTTCGGTGGTGCCGAAGTTCTGCTGCCAGACCTGGTTCGACACGGCCTTGAGCTCCGCACCGAGCGCTTTGTTGAACTCGAGCCGCGTCGGGCTCGGGAACCACGTGCGCGAGAGTTCGGAGAGCACGCGCGGCGCCATCACAGCCTGCCCGATCCACAGCGCGAGCAGCACGGTGATCGCCATGCGCGAGGTGGCCGACAGCGCCGACACGCCCAGCACGAGGAACACGAAGATGCCGAGGTACACCGCGTAGCCCAGCGACCACGCGCCCAGCCGCAGCAGCGCATCGATGCGCCCGCCCGGTTCCGCGCCCACCGCCACGGCAACGGCCGCGACCAGCGCCGCCGGCACCAACAGCACCGCAAGCAGCGCCGACAGCGCAAGCGCCTTGCCGGCCAGCAACCGCAGCGGCGCCACACCCAGGCTCAGCGTCTGGCGCAGGATGCCCTGCTCGCGCTCGCCCGCGAAGGCATTGAAGCCCAGCACGATCACCAGCAGCGGGCCGAGCACCTGCAATATCCAGCCCACCGACAGGTTGCCGAAGCGCTGCAGGCCGGTCGCGTCCTGCGCGGCATTGAACTTGACCTCGCTCTGGCGGTGCGCCTGCAGCCACACGGTGCTGCCGATGTAGGGGTTGATGCCCGCATCGACCATCGACAGCGGCGGCTCGGGCTTGAAGGCATGCATGCCCTGGTGCGCGGCGTCGTGCGGGTGGCGCTTGTCCTGGTGCAGCCAGTCGCGGTAGTCCATGGCCTGTGCGGCGACCTGCTCGGCATGCGCGCCGCGCTGGTGCGCCCAGCCGACGGCCAGTGCGGTGAAGAGCAGCACGGCCACGAGACCGCCGGCCCAGTACAGGCGGCCGTCGCGCAGGCGTTCGGTGAATTCGCGTCGGGCGATCCAGTGCATCAGCATCTGATCAGGCCCTCATGTGTTGCAGGTAGAGCGACTGCAGGTCGGTCTGGCCGATCTGCGCGCCTTCGAGGCTTTCGACCAGCCGGCCGCGCTTCATGATTCCGACGCGCGTGGCGGTCTGCTGTGCGTGGAACAGGTCGTGCGTGGTGGTGAGCACGGCCACGCCGCGGTCGGCCGCGCGGCGCAGCAGGTCGGAGAACTCGGCGGCGGCGTGCGGGTCGAGCCCCGAGGTGGGCTCGTCGAGCAGCAGCGCCTTGGCCTGCTTGGCGAGCGCCACCGCGATCCACACCTTCTGCCGCATGCCCTTGGAGTACATGCTGACGCGCTTGTCGGCAGCCGCGTGGTCGAGCCCCACCTCGGTCATCAGCGCGAGCAGGCGATCGCGCGGCAGCTCGTGGCCCAGTGCGAGGCCGGCGAAGAAGCGCAGATTTTCCAGGCCCGAGAGCGTGCCGTACAGCGTGACCTGCTCGGGGATGTACGCCACGTCCTGCTTGGTCGCAACCGGATGGCGCGTGACGTCGGTGCCGTTGATCTCCACCGTGCCGTCGGTCGGTGCGATGAAGTTCAGGAACAGGTTGATGGTCGTCGTCTTGCCCGCGCCGTTGGCACCCAGCAGGCAGTAGATGTCGCCGCCGCGAATGTCGAGGTCGAGACGGTCGAGCGCGGTGTGCGCGCCGTAGCGTTTGGTGAGGCCGGAGGCTCGGAGCATGGCGGAGGGATTCCGATGGAAGAAGAAAAGGAAAAGGCGCGCGCAGGCACGCCCCGGCGTGGGCACGCCGATGCGGTCATCGAGGGGGGATGGAAGGTGGCTGCTGGGCCGCCGCGCGTCAGCGCTTGTTCTTGTTCTTTGCGCCGCCCTGCCGCGCCTTGAAGCGCGGGTTGGACTTGCAGATGACGTAGGTGCGGCCGCGCCGCGTCACCACCTGGCAATCGCGGTGGCGCTTCTTGGCTTCTTTGAGCGAGGACAGGACTTGCATGGACGTGACCAGGGAGTTCGTTCGGACACGCGAATATACGTTATTGAGAATTCATTCTCAATAACTTTGTGAACTGCCCGGCACCCGAGCTCCTGTCGTCGTCAGTGCGGCGGATGCGCCTTGGGGGCTTTCGCTCCGGCCTCGACGCACACCGCGCACAGGCCGTGCAGCGTCACCTCGTGGTGCGTCACCTGGAAACCCTTGGGCGCCAGGTCGTGCATCGGCCCCGGGCAGGCGTGCAGCAGGAACACCTGCCCGCAGTGCGAGCAATGGAAGTAGTGATGGTGGTGATGCCCTGCATCGCCGCCCTCGCCTGCACCGTGCGAAGGGTGGTCGTGCGGGTCGGTCTTGCAGGCCACTTCGTAGCGCGCCGGCTCGCCCGGCAGTTCGACCTTGGCGATCTCGCCGTCAGCCAGCAGCAGCGCGACCTGGCGGTACACCGTCGACAGGCTGATCTCGGGCACGATGGCCCGTGCGTGTTCAAGAATCTGGGGGGCGGTCAGCACGCGACCGGCGTCGCTGAAGGCGGAGAAAACGGCGTTGCGCTGGCGCGTGAGACGTTGCATGTCTCGATGATAGAGGTGGCCCGCGCAGCGTTCAGCGCGCTGCGCGCAAGACCTTCACTCGTCCGCCGTGCGACTGCCGTCCGCAGGCGCGGCCTCGGGCTTCTGCTTGCCCTTCTTGCCACGCGCCGCCTTCTTCGCGGCGCGCTCGGCGTCGGCGCGCTGGCCGGCGGCCAGCCATTGGGCGAACTCTTCGGGCGTCTCGAGCGTGATGCGTCCCAGGTTGCCGGCGCGGAACTCGTGCATCACGATCTCGGCGGCCTTCTGCAGGTTGACCTTGCCCTTGCCCAGCAGCGCGCCGCGCTTGCGGCCGATGGTGTCGAGCACGTCCTCGTCTTTCATGTCAGCCAGGGTGGCGGCATCGAGTTCGGTGAGCTTGAAGCGCGCGACAAGGCCCTCGGCGTAGTTCGCCTTGAGGTAGTCCAGCAGCTCCAGCGCCACCTCTTCCTCGTCGAACGCATTGCGCCCCACCGCGCCGCTGGCCGCGAGGTTGTAGCCGCTCTTGGGCACGATGATGCGCGGCCACAGCATGCCGGGCGTGTCCCACAGGTAGAAGTCGTCGGCCAGCGTGATGCGCTGTTCGAGCTTGGTGATGCCGGCCTCGTCGCCGGTCTTGGCCTTGCGACCGCCGGTGAGCGTGTTGATGAGGGTCGACTTGCCCACGTTGGGAATGCCGCAGATCAGCACGCGCATCGGCTTGGCCATGCCGCCGCGGTTGGGCGAGAGCTCGTGGCAGGCCTTCACGATCTGCTGCGCGGGCGTGGTCAGGCTCGCATCGAGCCCGATGGCGCGCGTGGCGGGCAGCGCGTTGTAGTGCGCGAGCCAGAGCTTCGTGCGCTCGGGGTCGGCCAGGTCCTGCTTGTTGAGCACCTTGAGCGTGGGCCGCCCGGCCGTGAGCTCGGCCAGCATCGGGTTGGCGCTGGAGCCGGGCAGGCGCGCGTCGAGCAGCTCGATCACCACGTCGATGTCCTTCACCCGCTCGGTGATGGCCTTCTGGGTCGAATACATGTGACCGGGGAACCACTGGATCGCCATCGATGGATGCTCTTTCTTTCGCGCTGTCTGGAAGGGGACCGGCCTCGCAGGCCGGGTGCGCATTGTGAACCGGGAACGGTACCGATTTCTCGATGCTGCGCTTTTGATAGCAACAACTGGCGTATTTACTGGCCTGATGACCGCAGGATCACCCCTAGAATCCGCGCGCTGCGCCACGCAGCTGTTTCAAGAAGTCACAACGAGGGAGATTCCTTTCATGGTCCAGCGCCTTGCCGCCGCCGCCCTGCTCGCGGCCACCACCATCCTGTCCGCCACCGCGGTGCACGCCCAGCGCCCGTCGCCCCCGCCCGGCCCGCTGACCGACGGTTTCCTGTGCTGCAACATGCGCACGTACGGCGACTCGATCAGCGACATCAACTACGACGAACAGGGCACGCGCATCGTCGCCGTGGGCACGCCGGCGCGCATCACGGCTTACGACTTCCGCTTCTTCAACGTCGATCTCGCGGGCAAGCCCCAGCGCATCAAGAACGACTACAGCCGCAACATCACGCTGATCGACTTCGCCAAGCGCTACGTGGTCACCGAAGACCCGAAGCGCAAGATCGCGAGCTTCCCGCCCGCTGTGGGCGCGGCCATCGTCGCGGGCAAGGTGATGCCCGGCATGACGCGCGAACAGGTGCTCATGGCCATCGGCTACCCGGTGGCCAGCGAGAACCCGAGCCTGGACGCGTCGGTGTGGCGCTACTGGCGCGACAGCTGGTCGGAGTTCCAGGTGAACTTCGACGAGAAGGGCCTCGTGAAGACCGTCGCGGGCAACGCCGTGGCACTGAGCCGCGTGCTCGCCACGACGCCCTGAGCACCCCTGATCACCCGTTGGGGACACCCCGGGTTCGTGTGCGCGGCATGACACGCGCAACACCCGGGAGGGTTTTGCATCGCGCAGGGCGATTCCGCCCCTATGATTTGTCCGAAGCACGGCGCCGCCTCGTGCGTCGGCCGGATCGAAACCCCTGAATGGAGTGCCTGCGATGAAACCCGTCTCCGAACTGCTCAAGCGCCACGATTCCGCCGCCTGGCGCACCTCGCCCGACACCAGCGTGTTCGACGCACTGGCCACGCTGGCGCATTTCGAAGTGGGCGCGCTCATGGTGATGGACGGCGAGAAGCTCGTGGGCTTTCTCTCTGAACGCGACTACACCCGCAAGGTGGCGCTGCAGGGCAAGAACTCCAAGGAGGTGAAGGTCTCCGAGATCATGACGCCCGACGTGATGACCGTCACCCCACAGACCCAGACCCACGCCTGCATGGCGCTCATGAGCCAGCGCAAGTTCCGCCACCTGCCCGTGGTCGACGGCGACAAGGTGGTCGGCATGATCTCGATCCAAGACCTGATGGACGACATCATTTCCGAGCACGAGCAGACCATCACGCAGCTGACCTCGTACATCCAAAGTTGACGCGACGGCCTGATGCCCGGTCTGATAAGGGCATCGCACCTACGCACAGGGGTACTCTTAAGGTGCACAGTGAAGGCTCGTTCACCATCCAGCAGGGACATACGCAATGCAGATCCAGGTCAACACGAGCAATGGCATCACCAACAAGGACACGCTGGAGCGCTGGGCAGACACCGAGATCAAGCAGCACCTGAGCCGTTTCGTCGCAGACGTGACGCGCGTCGAGGTGCACCTGAGCGACGAGAACCACGACAAGGCCGGCGGCGGCGACAAGTGCTGCGTGATGGAAGCGCGCCTGGCGCACCACCAGCCGCTCGCGGTGACACAGCACGCCGCCAGCCTCGACGAGGCCTTCCGCGGCGCGGCCGACAAGCTCAAGCGCCTGCTCGACAACACGCTGGGCCGCCTCAACCACCGCGCCCGCGATTCGATCCGCAAGGACGGCGAGGGCTTCGTCGCCGAATAGGTCGGCACTTCACGGCACTTTACGCAAGGCCCGCATGCACTGCGGGCCTTCGCTGCTGGCCTGAGGCTCAGCCCCGGCCGGCGTTCGCCATGCCCTTGGCGACTTCGTTCGCACCCTGAGCCGCACCGCTCTGCGGCACGGCCTCGCCTTCACGCTCGGTCACTTCGGACAGGCGCGCGGCCAGCTGCTCGGGCGTGTCGGCGGCAATGCCCAGCCACGCGCCCTGCGTGAGCGTGATGTGCGCGGCCTCGAAGGTGCCGGCGCCGGCACAGAGGATGGTGCGGTTGGGCGCGTCCTGCGCGGCCAGCACCAGCATCGCGGGCACCACGGCCTCGGGGCGGAAGGCCTCGAGCATTTCCTTGGGGAACAGGTCTTCGGTCATGCGCGTGGCGGCGGTGGGTGCCAGGCAGTTCACGCGGATGTCGTTCTTGGCGCCTTCGATGCTCAACGTCTGCATGAGGCCCACCAGCGCCAGCTTGGCGGCGCCGTAGTTGCTCTGGCCGAAGTTGCCGTACAGGCCCGACGACGAGGTGGTCATCACGATGCGGCCGTACTTCTGCTCGTTCATGAGCGCCCAGACGGCCTTGGTGCAGTTCACGGCACCCATCAGGTGCACGTCGACCACGAGCTTGAAGTCGTCCAGCTCCATCTTGGAAAAGCTCTTGTCGCGCAGGATGCCGGCGTTGTTGATCAGGACGTCGACACGGCCCCAGGCATCGACCGCCTGCTTGACCATGGCCTGCACGGCCTCGAAATCGGTCACCGAGGCGCCGTTGGCGATCGCCTCGCCGCCGGCCGCCTTGATCTCGTCGACCACCGCCTGTGCGGCGCTCACCGAGCCGCCGGAGCCGTCGCGCGCGCCGCCCAGATCGTTGACCACCACCTTGGCGCCGCGCGCCGCCAACGCCAGCGCATGCTGGCGGCCCAGGCCGCCGCCCGCGCCGGTCACGATGGCCACGCGGCCCTTGAAGTCGATGGAGGTGCTGTTGCTCATGGGTCTCTGCTCGCTGTCTGTAGGGAGTTGGAAAGGCTGGGAAAGGGGGTGCCGACGGGCGGCAACCCGGCGTTTTACCTCAGTTCCCCGCCCCGTTTGCCCTCGGGCGCCCCTCGCGGGAGTCACCCATGCGACGGCTGGACCGTGGCGCAGTACGCGACCAGCTGGTCGAGCTCGGCCGATTTGTCGAAGAAGGCATCGGCGCCCAGCTGCTGCGAGCGCAGGCGCATGTCGGCGGTGGCGTAGTTGCTGAGCACCACCACCTTCTGGTGCGGCGAGCGCTGGCGGCAGGCGCTCAGCACGGCCAGGCCGTTGCCGCGCTGCAGGAACAGGTCGACGATGGCCAGGTCCCAGTCGGTCTTGTGATCGCGCAGCCAGTCGAGTGCCTCGTCGGCGGTGCTGGCCGAGGCCACCACATGCGCCTGGGCCACGTCTTCGAGAAAGTCGACCAGGTTCTCGCGGATCACGGGACTGTCCTCGACCAGATAGGCATGGAGCGTCATGGTGAGTGTCCCGGGTCCGAAGCTTGGCAGCGCATGGCGCCATCTTCCGGGCTGCGTGCTGCGCCGCGGTGGGCCGGACAGGCCAACGGCTGTAGGCCATCGGCCAGCGGCGCTGTCAGCGCGCGCCGCCCGGCGCCGCTCTATCGCAGCCTCAGGCCGCGACCGGCAGGCGGCCCGGGGCCATGCCCAGGCGCGCCGGCGAGACGTACTGCTCGCGGTAGATCTCGAAGGGCATGGTGTCGGCCGCCTCGATGCGCTTCTGTTCCTGGATCGACGCGGCCGTCATCTGCTCGAAACCGGTCTGCTGCGCGGCCGTGAACGGCAACGCGAGCAGTGCGGCGCGGGTCTGCTCCGACTGGGCGCGCACGAAGCCGACGAACGAGTTGCCGTGCTGCTGCTCGATCGCCGCGAGCACGCGCGCCGACGGCAGGCTGTCGGGGTTCTCGAGACCGGCCTTGGCGGCGCGCACCGCGTCGACGTGCTGCGTGCCGCCCTGCGCCGCATCGAGCGCGGCGGCGATGGGCATGCATTGCTCGATGAGTTCCAGGCCCCAGTCGGTCAGGCCGACCTCGCGCCCGTCGCGGCGCAGCTTCAACCCCGGCTCGCGGCCGCGCGCGGCCGTGAGGTGCTGGTTCTGCGCCAGGTCGGCAATTTCTTGTGGCGTGTCGTCGGGGCTGTCACTCAGCAGGCAGTGCAGCAGGAACACGTCGATGAAGCGCATGGTCTGCGCATTGATGCCGACGGTCTCGAAGGGGTCGAGGTCCATCAGGCGCACTTCGACGTACTCCACGCCGCGCTCGCGCAGCGCATGCAGCGGGCGCTCGCCGGGGTGAATCACGCGCTTGGGGCGGATGGTGCCGTAGAACTCGTTCTCGATCTGCAGCAGGCTGGTGCCCAGCTGGTTGTAGTCGCCGCCGAGGTTGCGGATGCCGATGGCCTCGTAGGCCGGCCACGGGCGCGTGAGCGCGTCCTGCAGCGAGGCACCGTAGCCTTCCAGGCTGTTGTAGCTCACGGCCAGCGACGCCTGCGCCTCGCTCTGGTAGCCCAGGGGGCCCATGCGCAGCGAAGTGCCGTGCGGCATGTACATGCTGCCGTCGCCCAAGGGCTGCAGCTCGTGCGGGCGGCCCGCGACAAAGCTCGAACACAGGGCCGGCGAGGCGCCGAACAGGTACAGCAGCAAAAAGGCCTGGCGGCGGAAGTTGCGGATGAGTGCGAAATACTCTTCACTCGACACATCCGGCAGCGACCAGTTGTAGTGGATGCCCGAAATGGTCTGCATGCGGCGGCCATAGCGGTGGCTCAGGCCCATGCGGTACACGCTCTTGGCGCGGCCCACGTTCGACGAGCCGTAGCGGCCGATCGGAATGGTCTCGTCGGTCGGCAGGCCGCAGGGCATGCTCGACACCCACAGGCGCTCGTCGCCGAGCTGGTCGAGCACGCGGTAGGTGAACTGATGCACCCGCGTGAGCTCTTCAATGGCCGACTCCACGCCCGCGTGCACGCCCGTGATGAGTTCGAGCTGCGACTCGCTGAAGTCGGTCGTGATGTGCGGATGCGTGAGCGCAGAGCCCAGCGCCAGCGGATGCGGCGTGAGGGCCAGCTTGCCGTCGGGCAACGCGCGCAGGCTTTCCTTCTCGATGCCGCGGCGCATGCCCTTCAATCGCGCGGCCGGAAGTGCGCCCAGCCTCTCCTGCAATCTGTTGCTCATGTTCTTATGACCCATCAATCTTCTGTGGGGCTGGAAGGTAGCACGGGCGGACAGGCACTGCTGAAGCAGGGAATCCCGCATCCGGCTATGCTGTTTTTTGCTACGCTTTTCATAGCTACCCTCTCAAATGCCACGCGCATTCCAGTGCGGAACGGGGGTCAAACCTCAGGCCTTGGCGCGGCCCGCCGACAGGTCGATCTCTTCCGACTGGTAGACATGGATCGACGGCACGCCATCGGCCATGGCGGCCAGCGCCTTGCCGAAAGCACGCGACGCATCGACGCGAAAGTGCACCTGCAGCGCCGCCATGTCGCTCCAGCGCTCCACGAAGGTGAGCCGCAACGGGTCTTGCACGTCGGTGGTGACCTCATGCGAAATGCAGCCGGGCTCGGCGCGCGAGCGCAGCACGTGCTCCACGCTGATGGCCAGCATCGCCTGCAGGGTGTCGGCCTTGGCCAGCGCGTGTCCGATGACGAGGATCATGGGCTGTCTCCTTCTGTGTCTCTGTCTGTCTCGTGGGTTGCCGCAGCGGCCCGCTTGTGCTTCAGCGCAGCACGCGCAGCAAAAAGGCGTTCAGGTCGGCCACTTCTTCCATGCAGACCGAATGCGCCATCGCGTACTCGTGCCATTCGACGGTGTAGCCCAGGGCGGCGAGCGCGTCGCGCGATTGCGTGGCGCGTGCCAGGGGCACCATCGGGTCTTGCCGGCCATGGCCGAGGAACACCGGCGTGTCGTGGTTGGCGGCATGGCGCTCGGCCGCGGTGCTGGCCGCCAGCGGCAGCCAGCCCGACAGGCCGACGATGCCGGCCAGGCGCTCGGTATGGCGCAGGCCGGTCAGCAGCGCCATGGCGCAGCCCTGCGAAAAGCCGGCCACCACGATGCG
Encoded here:
- a CDS encoding alpha/beta hydrolase, yielding MSRPPIEIETAPNPTATVVLMHGLGADGNDFVPIAGELDLSAVGPVRFVFPNAPVIPVTLNSGYQMPAWFDIAGADFNVQEDAAGLRRSQATIEAVIANEKARGIAASRIVVAGFSQGCAMALLTGLRHTERLAGIVGLSGWLPLAASTAAERHAANHDTPVFLGHGRQDPMVPLARATQSRDALAALGYTVEWHEYAMAHSVCMEEVADLNAFLLRVLR